In Amia ocellicauda isolate fAmiCal2 chromosome 3, fAmiCal2.hap1, whole genome shotgun sequence, the DNA window TTACTGTGACAATCCATCTCTTGTGAGACTGGTTTGTGCAGACACCACTTTAAATAACATCTATGGGTTGTTTATAATAGTTTTCGTGCAAGTGCTATTTGTAGGTGCTATTTTCTATACATACCTTCAGATTTTATTGACATGTCTGAAGAACAAGCAGTCTGATGCAAAGAGCAAGGCTATACAGACTTGTGTCAGCCATTTAATGGTGTTTATCATTTTAGAACTGACAGGTCTGATGACACTTCTTTCATATCGTTTTGAGAAGGCTTCACCTCAGTTAAGGAAAATAGTTGGTATCGTTGTCATGATATTTCCCCCCACTATGAACCCAATTATTTACGGACTGAAAACGAAAGAGATCCGGAGTAAAATACCAATGTTTTTCAGTCAGAAGGTTTCAGCCTTCTAGTATCTAGTATCAGCCTTATAGTATAGGATcaaaaatgtaatctgaaaaattgctttgttattattatgattgttcagaataaatataattttacattaCAGTCACAGTTGCTTTAGTGAAAGATTATATTATGATTCTATTGTAATCCATGAAATTACCCCACTGACAAATATcctatattatttttcatttcagtggaaaagaaacattgatTGTTTTCTCTATTCTGTTTTATCAACTgacagttttttagttttttgatgaattaatgtaacaattaaaatatcaatattttGGGTGAACTACATCCATGATTACACCACACCACATGTTACATGGTACACTACATGAGTAGTGACATAATCAATGTCCCACTATAAGAAATATAAATGAACCAACACACAATCTGGACATGAGAAGTTAATATTAAGTGACTAGACTTAATGCTCAGTACAAAAGATAATTAATGTTGAAAACATTATGCTAACACTCCACTTCAGTCCAATGGAATCTTCATAGTTTTCTCTAGGCTTAATATGTGTTGTAATTGATAGAAACTATGATATAATGAATAACATTGAAGAACCTCAATGAGTATAGATGAGGGAAGTCTCTGCATTGTCCAAACAGAAACCTTTATTCATACTGGTATGGGAGAATGTCTATGGAGAATCCAGCAGGCAGTGCCAATAAGTTCAGAATTTACACAAGATTAAAAAGGAAATCATGTCATTCCACAGGACTAGAACagagaaaatatacatataaggTAAAATAATGTATCCGTTCTCTATAGCTTCAGATTACTAATGAGAAGTATCTGTAGCTTAGTTCCAAGCCAGGAATTCCCCTGCACCCCAGCTCAAGTCTGAATGTGCTGAGAGATATCGATCTGTAGAAGTGGTGGGGGCTGTATTAGGATCGTCCAAAGACCCCCAAGGTCAACTGACCaagtataaaatgttaaaataatacaaattaacaaaatatataaagaatgaaaaataaatcagagtccttagggggaaaaaaaagaagaaataatgTTAAGAGAACctctattaaataaatattttattcacacAGAGCTACTTAGTAATTTCTAATAATAAGAAATGTCTAGAGATCTCAACTGTTTTAGAAGTGGTCTTTCTCACCAAGAGGCTGTGTAAAAGATATGTGCCCAAATACCCTGAACAtagatgaaattaaaagaaatggaaagccaaatatacaatataattaatataatgtacTACTACACGATGAAATACATTTCCAGAGTTACGGACAATATCAAACGTCTTATTTAAAGAAAGGttaatgtaaagcttgaataaatacaatgctcaagattatgtgtgtgtgtgtgtgtgtgtgtgtgtgtgtgtgtgtgtgtgtgtgtgtgtgtgtgtgtgtgtgtgtgtgtgagagagagagagtcggtTTGATTTATGTTTGTATACATGACTGTCAGTGTCCACGCAGTGGAGTAGTTTTACGGCATGCAGGCGGAAGATCACTGCCCTTCTGAACACTGAGTTTCAGCCCTTCCTCCACTTTGCTCACCTTTTAATAGTTAACGACATTTTCTTACAAAGAATTAAATGTTAGTCcataactttagaaaatcctgaatatataCGAAATTCAAATCAATGGAATACATATCATTGTGACAAGACAAATAACAAATATCATCTCACTAATTAGCAAGCTTGTAATGTAAAGAAATGGTAAATTGAATACacacaattataatgtatattcaCACCACCGtgtgatgtaaatgaaatgtaacgttacgaagttaatttaagaaaatcttaaatatatacagggaaaaaagtatttgatcccctgctgattttgtacgtttgccaactgacaaagaaatgatcagtctataattttaatggtaggtgtacactcacctaaaggattattaggacacctgttcaatttctcattaatgcaattatctaatcaaccaatcacatggcagttgcttcaatgcatttaggggtgtggtcctggtcaagacaatctcctgaactccaaactgaatgtctgaatgggaaagaaaggtgatttaagcaattttgagcgtggcatggttgttggtgccagacgggccggtctgagtatttcacaatctgctcagttactgggattttcacgcacaaccatttgtagggtttacaaagaatggtgtgaaaagggaaaaacatccagtatgcggcagtcctgtgggcgaaaatgccttgttgatgctagaggtcagaggagaatgggccgactgattcaagc includes these proteins:
- the LOC136747158 gene encoding olfactory receptor 52K1-like, with product MDNLSSEVSTVLTMEGLAIPPEVVYPAFILGMLSYCIILFCNLVIILTIALDNRLHEPMYLLLINLPINDLMGATAILCIYVAICNPLRYSAIMTNVYLLKIITLVWVVDLTLMLILVALLLRFPLCRSFVSNVYCDNPSLVRLVCADTTLNNIYGLFIIVFVQVLFVGAIFYTYLQILLTCLKNKQSDAKSKAIQTCVSHLMVFIILELTGLMTLLSYRFEKASPQLRKIVGIVVMIFPPTMNPIIYGLKTKEIRSKIPMFFSQKVSAF